Proteins encoded within one genomic window of Anaerolineae bacterium:
- a CDS encoding metallophosphoesterase, with the protein MKILAISDKIEERLYNPSAASSFADVDLVLSCGDLPSYYLEYLVSTLNKPLYYVFGNHEPAIGENGERLKDIPGCINLDGHVVDAGGLLIAGLEGSIRYRPDGEYQYTEGEMFWKIVRMVPRLIWNRIARGRYLDILVTHAPPAGIHDAADRCHQGFRQYIWFMERFKPRYLIHGHTHMYMPSQKRQTRYKDTEVINAYGYVVLDVEPAQ; encoded by the coding sequence ATGAAGATCCTGGCGATCAGCGACAAAATTGAAGAGCGCTTGTACAATCCCAGCGCGGCCAGCAGTTTCGCCGATGTGGACCTGGTGCTCTCCTGCGGCGACCTTCCCTCCTACTACCTGGAGTACCTGGTCAGCACGCTCAACAAGCCGCTGTATTATGTCTTTGGCAATCATGAGCCGGCCATCGGCGAGAACGGGGAGCGGCTCAAGGATATCCCCGGCTGTATCAACCTGGACGGCCACGTGGTGGACGCCGGGGGCTTGCTGATCGCCGGCCTGGAGGGCTCCATCCGCTACCGCCCCGACGGCGAGTACCAGTACACCGAAGGGGAAATGTTCTGGAAGATCGTGCGGATGGTGCCGAGGCTCATCTGGAACCGCATCGCCCGGGGGCGCTATTTGGACATTCTGGTGACGCATGCGCCGCCGGCCGGCATTCATGACGCCGCCGACCGCTGTCACCAGGGCTTCCGGCAGTATATTTGGTTCATGGAGCGCTTCAAGCCGCGCTATTTGATCCATGGGCACACCCATATGTACATGCCGAGCCAGAAACGTCAGACGCGATACAAGGACACCGAAGTCATCAACGCCTATGGGTACGTGGTCCTGGATGTGGAGCCGGCCCAGTAA
- a CDS encoding APC family permease: MLSYLKRILIGMPLTTQRMSHERLGKVQALAVLSSDALSSVAYATEEILMVLILAGGAALNLSWPIALAIAALLVIVGMSYYQTVHAYPKGAGSYIVSRENLGTLPSLVAGAALLTDYILTVAVSISAGIAAITSAFPPLYPWRVELAVGAIAFITIMNLRGVRESARVFAVPTYFFIACMLTLIGVGLARVLTGSIQPAEAAAAAYAQGVQPLTLFLLLRAFTSGCTALTGVEAISDGVPIFKPPEGENAGKTLLWMIAILVTMFLGITFLAHQLGIVPREGETVVSQIARTVFDHSIIYYLIQAATMLILVLAANTSYADFPRLSMWMARDRFLPRQLANVGDRLVYANGIILLGLLSSLLVILFRASTHALIPLYAVGVFTSFTLNQSGMVRYWLRRRTPGWQTAIIFNALGAVATGIVAVMMAVTKFIHGAWIVLTLIPLLIMMFRSIHHHYEEVAEQLSLSLRWPMPVKKHTIVVPVAGLHRGVVKAIYYAQALGDDVHVVTVDVNPEETAKLQERWKHYLPDIPLEVLPSPYRSVVEPLMDYINQFIDEEGHYVTIVMPEFVPARWWHFFLHNQTALVLKWALNYARRDISHGRFRIITDVPFYLRH; encoded by the coding sequence ATGCTGTCCTACCTCAAGCGGATATTGATCGGCATGCCGCTCACAACACAGCGCATGTCGCATGAGCGCCTGGGCAAGGTCCAGGCATTAGCTGTCTTATCGTCCGATGCGCTTTCCTCCGTGGCCTACGCGACGGAGGAAATCCTGATGGTGCTGATCCTGGCCGGCGGCGCCGCGCTGAACCTGTCCTGGCCCATTGCCCTGGCCATCGCCGCCCTGCTGGTCATCGTGGGCATGTCCTATTACCAGACGGTGCATGCCTATCCCAAAGGCGCCGGCTCCTATATCGTGTCGCGCGAGAACCTCGGCACACTGCCCAGCCTGGTCGCCGGCGCGGCCCTGCTCACCGATTATATCCTGACGGTGGCGGTGAGCATCTCCGCCGGCATCGCCGCCATCACCTCCGCTTTCCCGCCGCTGTATCCCTGGCGAGTGGAGCTGGCGGTGGGCGCCATCGCCTTCATCACCATCATGAACCTGCGGGGTGTGCGCGAGTCGGCGCGCGTCTTTGCCGTACCCACGTACTTTTTTATTGCCTGTATGCTGACCCTGATCGGCGTCGGTCTGGCGCGCGTGCTGACCGGTTCCATCCAGCCGGCGGAGGCCGCCGCGGCCGCCTACGCACAGGGCGTTCAGCCATTGACCCTCTTCCTGCTGTTGCGCGCCTTCACCTCCGGCTGTACCGCCCTGACCGGTGTGGAGGCCATCAGCGACGGGGTGCCCATCTTTAAGCCGCCCGAGGGAGAGAACGCCGGCAAAACCCTGCTCTGGATGATCGCCATCCTGGTGACCATGTTCCTGGGCATCACCTTCCTGGCCCATCAGTTGGGGATTGTCCCGCGCGAGGGGGAGACGGTCGTATCGCAGATCGCCCGCACGGTCTTTGACCACAGCATCATCTACTATCTGATCCAGGCGGCGACCATGCTGATCCTGGTATTGGCCGCCAACACCAGCTATGCGGACTTCCCGCGCCTTTCGATGTGGATGGCGCGCGACCGCTTCCTGCCTCGTCAGCTTGCCAACGTGGGTGACCGCCTGGTCTATGCCAACGGCATCATCCTGCTGGGCCTGCTCTCCTCCCTGTTGGTGATCCTCTTCCGCGCCAGCACGCACGCCCTCATCCCGCTGTACGCGGTAGGAGTGTTCACATCATTCACGCTGAACCAGAGCGGCATGGTGCGCTATTGGCTCCGCCGGCGTACCCCCGGCTGGCAGACCGCGATCATTTTCAACGCGCTGGGAGCCGTCGCTACCGGCATCGTGGCCGTCATGATGGCAGTGACGAAGTTCATCCACGGCGCCTGGATCGTGCTGACCCTCATCCCCTTGCTGATCATGATGTTCCGCAGTATCCACCATCATTACGAGGAGGTGGCGGAACAGCTCTCCCTCTCCCTGCGCTGGCCCATGCCTGTCAAGAAGCATACCATTGTGGTGCCGGTGGCCGGCCTGCATCGCGGCGTGGTCAAAGCGATCTATTATGCCCAGGCGCTGGGCGACGACGTGCACGTGGTGACGGTGGATGTCAACCCGGAGGAAACCGCCAAGCTCCAGGAGCGCTGGAAGCACTACCTGCCGGACATCCCCCTGGAGGTCCTGCCGTCCCCCTACCGCTCGGTGGTGGAACCGCTGATGGACTATATCAACCAGTTCATTGATGAAGAA